One Kribbella sp. NBC_00662 genomic region harbors:
- a CDS encoding RDD family protein, with the protein MSSPAGWYDDPADPTQQRYWDGNTWTDQRRAQQGPPPYQGQYGAAQHGQVFGGGAPPTEPARPVQPQYGQYAPPQQPQQPQYGQYAGPQQPQQPQQPQYGQYAGPQQPQQPQQPQYGQYAGPQQPQYGQQPQYGQYGPQGPHPQQQGYGYPGKRPHTTPDGQLLSGWWRRVFARIIDSIIVGIIGLPLTGYFYYQYSQVLWDYFKTTLDQAEAGTPTTTTSLPPEVYKWMIPAVLIGLLVSFVYEYLFLTKKGATPGKMALGIAVRLRDTPGLPPGAAVAKRYGFEMALSVLGLIPLIGTLAGFIALINYLWPLWDDKKQALHDKVAATNVVRV; encoded by the coding sequence GTGAGCTCTCCAGCCGGTTGGTACGACGACCCCGCGGACCCGACCCAGCAGCGGTACTGGGACGGCAACACCTGGACGGATCAGCGCCGCGCGCAGCAGGGCCCACCGCCGTACCAAGGCCAGTACGGCGCCGCTCAGCACGGTCAGGTCTTCGGCGGCGGCGCTCCCCCGACCGAGCCGGCCCGTCCGGTGCAACCGCAGTACGGCCAGTACGCCCCGCCGCAGCAGCCCCAACAGCCGCAGTACGGGCAGTACGCCGGACCACAACAGCCGCAGCAGCCCCAACAGCCGCAGTACGGGCAGTACGCCGGACCACAACAGCCGCAGCAGCCCCAACAGCCGCAGTACGGGCAGTACGCCGGACCACAACAGCCGCAGTACGGCCAGCAGCCGCAGTACGGCCAGTACGGCCCGCAAGGCCCCCATCCGCAGCAGCAGGGCTACGGCTACCCGGGCAAGCGTCCGCACACCACTCCGGACGGTCAGCTGCTCTCGGGCTGGTGGCGCCGCGTGTTCGCGCGGATCATCGACTCGATCATCGTCGGCATCATCGGACTGCCGCTGACCGGCTACTTCTACTACCAGTACTCGCAGGTCCTCTGGGACTACTTCAAGACCACGCTGGACCAGGCCGAGGCCGGCACCCCGACGACCACGACCTCACTGCCGCCCGAGGTCTACAAGTGGATGATCCCGGCGGTTCTGATCGGTCTCCTGGTGTCGTTCGTCTACGAGTACCTGTTCCTGACCAAGAAGGGCGCCACCCCGGGCAAGATGGCACTCGGGATCGCGGTCCGGCTGCGGGACACGCCCGGACTCCCGCCCGGCGCGGCGGTCGCCAAGCGGTACGGCTTCGAGATGGCGCTCAGCGTGCTCGGCCTGATCCCGCTGATCGGCACCCTGGCCGGCTTCATCGCGCTGATCAACTACCTCTGGCCGCTCTGGGACGACAAGAAGCAGGCGCTGCACGACAAGGTAGCGGCGACCAACGTGGTTCGCGTCTGA
- a CDS encoding 3-keto-5-aminohexanoate cleavage protein produces MASTLITVAPTGAETAKADCPALPTTLDELVGTAKRCEAAGAAMIHIHIRDGEHKPTLDLGRLTETVAAVRENTALIVQLSTGGAVTDPYDHRLRVLDAVPDSCSLTMGTVNFGDDVFMNPWPFVTQLYQLTQEREVVPEFELFDLGHVAALHRLLGKYGLPYGGRVHCDLVMGVPGGMPGTADALVAAVNALPDAVTSWSATGIGRTALTVALAALSKGGNLRVGMEDTLTLAKGQPVTHNAELVERAATLATLAQRPPMSPDEARSLLNVKR; encoded by the coding sequence ATGGCGTCGACTCTGATCACTGTTGCCCCGACCGGTGCCGAGACCGCGAAGGCGGACTGCCCGGCGTTGCCGACCACGCTCGACGAGCTGGTCGGGACCGCGAAGCGGTGCGAGGCCGCGGGGGCGGCGATGATCCATATCCACATCCGCGACGGGGAGCACAAGCCGACCCTGGATCTGGGCCGGCTGACCGAGACCGTCGCCGCGGTCCGGGAGAACACCGCGCTGATCGTGCAGCTCTCCACCGGCGGCGCGGTCACCGATCCGTACGACCACAGGCTGCGGGTGCTCGACGCCGTACCGGACTCGTGCTCGCTGACGATGGGGACGGTCAACTTCGGCGACGACGTCTTCATGAACCCGTGGCCGTTCGTGACCCAGCTCTACCAGCTCACCCAGGAGCGCGAGGTCGTGCCGGAGTTCGAGCTGTTCGACCTGGGGCATGTCGCGGCGCTGCACCGGCTGCTCGGCAAGTACGGCCTGCCGTACGGCGGACGCGTGCACTGCGATCTGGTCATGGGCGTCCCCGGCGGCATGCCCGGTACGGCGGACGCGCTGGTTGCGGCTGTCAACGCGCTGCCGGATGCTGTCACGTCATGGTCCGCAACGGGCATCGGCCGTACGGCGCTGACCGTCGCGCTGGCCGCTTTGTCGAAGGGCGGCAACCTGCGCGTCGGTATGGAGGACACGCTCACGCTCGCGAAGGGTCAGCCGGTCACTCACAACGCGGAGCTCGTCGAACGCGCCGCAACCCTCGCCACGCTCGCCCAACGACCGCCGATGTCCCCGGACGAAGCGCGTTCCCTGCTGAACGTGAAGCGATGA
- a CDS encoding HIT family protein — protein MNACVFCDLITTDSPDLLVKEDAAVAFFPLPGDEIAPGHTLVVPRRHTTEGVLDAQPADLAQVMDLAQRLAQRMMAGLGATGVCLLNASGPGSGRSLDHLHIHVVPRYPGDGDETLPWPTGRSRHQPAVDLWAVLKG, from the coding sequence ATGAACGCCTGCGTGTTCTGCGACCTCATCACCACCGACTCACCCGACCTGCTCGTAAAAGAGGACGCCGCGGTCGCGTTCTTCCCCCTCCCCGGCGACGAGATCGCCCCGGGCCACACGCTGGTCGTCCCGCGCCGTCACACCACCGAAGGCGTGCTGGACGCCCAGCCTGCCGACCTAGCCCAGGTCATGGACCTGGCGCAGCGCCTGGCTCAGCGGATGATGGCCGGCCTCGGCGCAACTGGTGTCTGCCTGCTGAATGCCAGCGGGCCGGGCTCGGGCCGCAGCCTCGACCACCTGCACATCCACGTGGTGCCGCGGTACCCGGGCGACGGTGACGAGACGCTTCCCTGGCCGACCGGGCGCTCCCGGCACCAGCCGGCTGTGGACCTGTGGGCGGTTCTCAAGGGGTGA
- a CDS encoding sulfurtransferase — MSRESALVSADWVEEHKNDAGVVLIEVDEDVSAYDAGHIAGAIKLDWKDDLQDAVRRDFVNQEQFSALLSERGVKNDDTVVLYGGNNNWFAAYAYWYFKLYGHGDVRLLDGGRKRWELDSRELTDEVVKRDATEYTAKAPNLDIRAFRDEVNEAIGVKNLVDVRSPDEYAGRLLAPAHLPQEQAQRAGHIPTAANIPWSKAANDDGTFRADDELKQLYADAGVDFGKDTIAYCRIGERSAHTWFVLHEILGQENVKNYDGSWTEWGSLVGVPVALGDEPGKA, encoded by the coding sequence ATGAGCAGGGAATCCGCGCTCGTCTCGGCCGACTGGGTCGAGGAGCACAAGAACGACGCCGGTGTCGTCCTGATCGAGGTCGACGAAGACGTCTCGGCGTACGACGCCGGCCACATCGCCGGCGCGATCAAGCTGGACTGGAAGGACGACCTGCAGGACGCGGTCCGTCGCGACTTCGTCAACCAGGAGCAGTTCAGCGCGCTGCTGTCCGAGCGCGGCGTGAAGAACGACGACACGGTCGTGCTGTACGGCGGCAACAACAACTGGTTCGCGGCGTACGCGTACTGGTACTTCAAGCTCTACGGTCACGGTGACGTCCGCCTGCTCGACGGCGGCCGCAAGCGCTGGGAGCTGGACAGCCGCGAGCTGACCGACGAGGTCGTCAAGCGGGACGCGACCGAGTACACCGCGAAGGCGCCGAACCTGGACATCCGCGCGTTCCGCGACGAGGTCAACGAGGCCATCGGCGTGAAGAACCTGGTGGACGTGCGGAGCCCCGACGAGTACGCCGGCCGGCTGCTCGCCCCGGCCCACCTCCCGCAGGAGCAGGCGCAGCGCGCGGGTCACATCCCGACCGCGGCGAACATCCCGTGGAGCAAGGCGGCCAACGACGACGGCACGTTCCGCGCCGACGACGAGCTGAAGCAGCTGTACGCCGACGCCGGCGTCGACTTCGGCAAGGACACCATCGCGTACTGCCGGATCGGTGAGCGCTCGGCGCACACCTGGTTCGTGCTGCACGAGATCCTCGGCCAGGAGAACGTGAAGAACTACGACGGTTCCTGGACCGAGTGGGGCTCGCTGGTCGGCGTACCCGTTGCCCTCGGCGACGAACCCGGAAAGGCCTGA
- a CDS encoding DUF4395 domain-containing protein encodes MSESSAAQKVDPRGLRFAAGVTTVVLALTLVLNNPWPLAVQAVVFAISVAFGVQASPYGQLFKRLIRPRIGPPKELEDAAPPRFAQLVGLVFAVAGLIGYLTGVTVLGVVATGFALVAAFVNAAVGLCLGCEAYLLIHRIRTPTTATN; translated from the coding sequence ATGTCCGAATCATCGGCGGCACAGAAGGTTGATCCTCGCGGACTCCGGTTCGCGGCCGGGGTGACCACGGTCGTCCTGGCGTTGACGCTCGTACTGAACAACCCGTGGCCGCTGGCTGTGCAGGCCGTGGTGTTCGCGATCTCGGTCGCGTTCGGCGTGCAGGCCTCGCCGTACGGGCAACTGTTCAAGCGGCTGATCCGGCCCCGGATCGGTCCGCCCAAGGAACTGGAGGACGCGGCCCCGCCGCGGTTCGCCCAGCTGGTCGGCCTCGTCTTCGCGGTCGCCGGTCTGATCGGGTACCTGACCGGCGTCACCGTGCTGGGCGTGGTCGCCACCGGATTCGCCCTGGTCGCCGCGTTCGTGAACGCGGCCGTCGGGCTCTGCCTCGGCTGCGAGGCCTATCTGCTGATCCACCGCATTCGTACGCCAACCACCGCTACCAACTGA
- the dtd gene encoding D-aminoacyl-tRNA deacylase, translating to MRAVVQRVSRASVTVDGEVVGAIDEPGLVILVGVTHDDTAEKAAALAAKIWTLRILHDERSAADEHAPILAISQFTLYADTRKGRRPSWNNAAPGPVSEPLYNSFCESLEALGAKVERGRFGAHMDVSLTNDGPVTLILDA from the coding sequence ATGAGAGCCGTAGTACAAAGAGTCAGTCGGGCATCGGTCACCGTGGACGGTGAGGTGGTCGGGGCGATCGACGAGCCCGGGCTGGTCATCCTCGTCGGAGTCACCCACGACGACACCGCCGAGAAGGCGGCCGCGCTCGCCGCGAAGATCTGGACCCTGCGCATCCTCCACGACGAACGCTCCGCCGCCGACGAACACGCCCCGATCCTCGCGATCAGCCAGTTCACTCTGTACGCCGACACCCGCAAGGGCCGCCGCCCGTCGTGGAACAACGCCGCCCCGGGCCCGGTCTCGGAACCGCTCTACAACAGCTTCTGCGAGTCGCTCGAAGCCCTCGGCGCCAAGGTCGAACGCGGCCGCTTCGGAGCGCACATGGACGTATCCCTGACCAACGACGGCCCGGTGACGCTCATCTTGGACGCATGA
- a CDS encoding DUF1416 domain-containing protein has translation MCGATKGGLDLKGVDVDKEAVIQGQVLRGEEPVGGAYVRLLDSTGEFTAEVPTSATGHFRFFAAPGSWTLRTLAPKADPVDRQVVAQYGEVAEVAVTV, from the coding sequence ATGTGCGGAGCAACGAAGGGCGGCCTCGACCTCAAGGGTGTCGACGTCGACAAGGAAGCCGTGATCCAGGGCCAGGTGCTGCGCGGCGAGGAGCCGGTCGGCGGCGCGTACGTGCGGCTGCTGGACTCCACCGGTGAGTTCACCGCCGAGGTGCCGACGTCGGCCACCGGCCACTTCCGGTTCTTCGCGGCGCCGGGCAGCTGGACGCTGCGGACGCTGGCACCGAAGGCCGACCCGGTCGACCGCCAGGTGGTCGCGCAGTACGGCGAGGTCGCGGAAGTGGCCGTCACCGTCTGA
- a CDS encoding thioredoxin family protein has product MSLGVWVLVGAVAAGVVLSALKAWVDGRFRGKSEDDVERVTAAELGEDLGERATLLQFSSAFCAPCRATRRTLAEVEGMVDGVRHVELDAESHLELVRRLDILRTPTTLVLDSTGAVVKRASGAPRKPDVIAALATAIDRQAS; this is encoded by the coding sequence GTGAGTCTTGGTGTGTGGGTGCTCGTCGGGGCTGTGGCTGCCGGCGTGGTGCTCAGTGCGCTCAAGGCCTGGGTTGACGGGCGGTTCCGTGGGAAGAGCGAGGACGACGTGGAGCGGGTGACTGCCGCCGAGCTCGGCGAGGACCTGGGGGAGCGGGCGACGCTGCTGCAGTTCTCGTCGGCGTTCTGTGCGCCCTGCCGGGCGACCCGGCGGACGCTGGCCGAGGTCGAAGGCATGGTCGACGGAGTGCGGCATGTCGAGCTGGACGCGGAGTCCCACCTGGAGCTTGTCCGCCGGCTCGACATCCTGCGTACGCCGACCACGCTGGTGCTGGACAGCACCGGAGCCGTGGTGAAGCGCGCCAGCGGAGCACCACGCAAGCCCGACGTGATCGCCGCGCTGGCGACCGCGATCGACCGCCAGGCGAGCTGA
- the arfB gene encoding alternative ribosome rescue aminoacyl-tRNA hydrolase ArfB: MDIGLVVRSGVVLPEGELAWRFSRSSGPGGQSVNTTDSRVELSFDVAGTTALSDALKARALERLQSRLVDGVVTIAASEYKSQWRNREAARERLVALMREAIAPPPRKRRPTKPSKASVRRRLDDKKRRGQTKRLRGRPDD; the protein is encoded by the coding sequence GTGGACATTGGGTTGGTGGTGCGGTCCGGGGTGGTGCTTCCTGAGGGTGAGCTGGCGTGGCGGTTCTCGCGGTCGAGTGGGCCGGGTGGGCAGTCGGTGAACACCACGGACAGCCGGGTCGAGCTGAGTTTCGACGTGGCGGGTACGACGGCGCTGAGCGACGCACTGAAGGCCCGAGCTCTCGAGCGGCTGCAGTCGCGGCTGGTCGACGGGGTCGTGACGATCGCGGCCTCGGAGTACAAGTCGCAGTGGCGCAACCGGGAGGCCGCCCGCGAGCGGCTGGTCGCGCTGATGCGGGAGGCGATCGCCCCGCCGCCCCGGAAGCGGCGCCCCACCAAGCCATCGAAAGCGTCGGTACGACGGCGTTTGGACGACAAGAAGCGGCGCGGCCAGACCAAGCGCCTGCGCGGTCGCCCGGACGACTGA
- a CDS encoding choice-of-anchor P family protein produces MRPRIGYKKLAAVGVAAVVGVASTIALTSGSASASPVFGYSGYSYGTDVESGLANSGPQVISKFGCTTDATKADKNDLATANVNNQAIARSVKTDTHAFNNKSGTGVTSTATAADIRVGNLLTLTGVKTTTTAKYSKGQLSYTGDTTFAGVKIGAISVPSLLKPKWNTKIAVPGLGYIVLNRVGGVKTASGIYSYAQAVVLHATVKNQYIPQGVDVAVLKTRAEISKPATALVIGSAYGTQANVDKLVVSSPTSLQTTCQGTEGKTVRVSVGELNIPKVAYVGGVYTTKNGAIGANKSYINFTSHVAGVKVGNLSIGAIESSASAWKTKDGKGGVSSSSTIASIKVGGKTYAVPTGENKTLNIPGVARLTFNQVLRQKRYIAVDALVIDVYSLNTKVIVGHSAAGVVS; encoded by the coding sequence ATGCGACCCCGCATCGGATACAAGAAGCTCGCTGCCGTCGGAGTTGCGGCGGTCGTCGGCGTGGCTTCTACGATCGCGCTGACCTCGGGTTCGGCGTCCGCCTCGCCGGTTTTCGGATACAGCGGTTACTCGTACGGCACCGACGTCGAATCCGGCCTGGCGAACAGCGGTCCGCAGGTCATCAGCAAGTTTGGTTGCACCACTGACGCCACCAAGGCTGACAAGAACGACCTCGCCACGGCGAATGTGAACAACCAGGCGATCGCACGCTCGGTGAAGACCGACACGCACGCGTTCAACAACAAGAGCGGGACGGGCGTCACCAGCACCGCGACGGCTGCCGACATCCGCGTCGGCAACCTGCTCACGCTGACCGGCGTGAAGACCACGACGACGGCGAAGTACTCGAAGGGCCAGCTGTCGTACACCGGTGACACGACCTTCGCGGGCGTGAAGATCGGCGCGATCTCGGTGCCGTCGCTGCTCAAGCCGAAGTGGAACACCAAGATCGCGGTTCCGGGTCTCGGTTACATCGTGCTGAACCGGGTCGGCGGCGTGAAGACCGCTTCCGGTATCTACTCGTACGCGCAGGCGGTCGTGCTGCACGCGACGGTGAAGAACCAGTACATCCCGCAGGGCGTCGACGTCGCGGTGCTGAAGACCCGCGCGGAGATCTCCAAGCCGGCCACCGCACTGGTGATCGGTTCGGCCTACGGCACCCAGGCCAACGTCGACAAGCTGGTCGTCTCCAGCCCGACGTCGCTTCAGACCACCTGCCAGGGCACTGAGGGCAAGACGGTCCGGGTTTCGGTCGGCGAGCTCAACATCCCGAAGGTCGCCTACGTCGGCGGTGTCTACACCACCAAGAACGGCGCCATCGGTGCGAACAAGTCCTACATCAACTTCACCTCGCACGTCGCGGGCGTGAAGGTGGGCAACCTGTCCATCGGCGCGATCGAGTCCTCCGCCTCGGCGTGGAAGACCAAGGACGGCAAGGGCGGCGTCAGCTCGTCCTCGACCATCGCCTCGATCAAGGTCGGCGGCAAGACCTACGCGGTGCCGACGGGCGAGAACAAGACCCTGAACATCCCGGGTGTTGCCCGTCTGACGTTCAACCAGGTCCTGCGCCAGAAGCGCTACATCGCGGTGGACGCGCTGGTGATCGACGTGTACAGCCTGAACACCAAGGTCATCGTCGGCCACTCGGCCGCGGGCGTCGTCAGCTGA